Proteins encoded within one genomic window of Bacillus sp. F19:
- a CDS encoding kinase-associated lipoprotein B, whose amino-acid sequence MREELIIGEIVTGIYKTGKYIGEITNVRPKHYLVKVKAVIKHPLQGDLHMPKEAEVPLFHERRALAEHEQTNIPKSMVRKYEGSIPSYHESLSTAVAELENDLKEDARPWAKMSLEKIQLLKADYFK is encoded by the coding sequence ATGAGAGAAGAACTTATTATTGGGGAAATCGTGACAGGCATCTATAAAACCGGAAAATATATCGGAGAAATCACAAATGTACGGCCAAAGCATTATTTGGTAAAAGTAAAAGCCGTTATAAAACATCCGCTTCAGGGGGACCTGCATATGCCAAAGGAAGCAGAGGTTCCTCTCTTTCATGAACGCAGAGCCCTTGCAGAGCATGAGCAAACCAATATTCCAAAGAGCATGGTCCGTAAATATGAAGGAAGCATCCCGTCTTACCATGAATCTCTTAGCACAGCTGTTGCCGAACTTGAGAACGATCTTAAAGAAGATGCAAGGCCATGGGCAAAAATGTCACTTGAGAAAATCCAGCTGTTAAAGGCCGATTACTTTAAATAA
- a CDS encoding superoxide dismutase family protein, which translates to MKKRIVPAVIFLSFLSGCMEEAPTKLNVEMFNESGDSLGTVKFSEQAKGVKLELVLEGLPPGEHGFHIHENAKCEAPEFKSAGNHFNPDEKQHGLLHPEGSHAGDLQNLIADEDGHVEAEIAAPAVTLKKDAKNSLLMREGTTLIITELKDDGMTQPSGDSGKRIACGEITEKEGKRPDKKEVKPAEEKQ; encoded by the coding sequence ATGAAAAAACGTATTGTTCCGGCTGTCATATTCCTTTCATTCCTAAGCGGGTGCATGGAAGAGGCACCGACAAAATTAAATGTAGAAATGTTTAATGAAAGCGGAGATTCTCTTGGAACAGTGAAATTCTCCGAACAGGCAAAAGGCGTAAAATTGGAATTGGTTTTAGAGGGGCTTCCTCCTGGAGAGCATGGTTTTCATATTCATGAGAATGCAAAGTGCGAGGCGCCGGAGTTTAAAAGTGCAGGCAATCATTTTAATCCAGATGAAAAGCAGCACGGCCTGCTGCATCCAGAAGGATCTCACGCAGGTGATCTGCAAAACCTGATTGCGGATGAAGATGGGCATGTTGAGGCGGAAATTGCAGCACCGGCTGTGACGCTGAAAAAAGATGCAAAAAACTCTTTATTAATGAGAGAGGGTACAACGCTCATTATTACTGAACTAAAAGACGATGGAATGACTCAGCCATCCGGTGATTCAGGCAAACGCATCGCATGCGGTGAAATTACTGAAAAAGAAGGAAAGCGTCCTGATAAGAAGGAAGTAAAGCCTGCAGAAGAAAAACAGTGA